A window from Flavobacterium gyeonganense encodes these proteins:
- a CDS encoding RNA polymerase sigma factor: MSTLNDQHYIDRILQGETSSFAVLVDRYKDMIFTLALKMIKNREEAEEVAQDTFIKIYNSLSKFKGDSKFSTWIYKIAYNTCLDRLKKNKKEDLNISIDEFSAHLIKTMDNALSALENKERRQTIQNCLNLLPGDENFLLTLFYFEDQSLEEIGKIMNINANNVKVKLFRSRQKLAVILRQQLEPETIQCYERER; encoded by the coding sequence ATGAGTACTTTAAATGATCAACATTATATCGACAGAATCCTGCAGGGCGAGACGAGTTCTTTTGCCGTCCTAGTCGACCGGTATAAAGACATGATTTTTACTCTGGCTTTGAAAATGATTAAAAACAGAGAAGAAGCTGAAGAAGTTGCTCAGGACACTTTTATCAAAATATATAACTCATTAAGTAAATTTAAAGGCGATTCTAAATTTTCGACCTGGATTTATAAAATAGCTTACAATACCTGTTTGGATCGTCTGAAAAAAAATAAAAAAGAAGATTTAAATATTTCAATTGATGAATTTTCAGCCCATTTGATTAAAACAATGGACAACGCTTTGAGTGCTTTAGAGAACAAGGAACGAAGACAAACCATTCAAAATTGCTTAAATTTGTTACCCGGAGATGAAAATTTCCTGCTGACCTTATTTTATTTCGAAGATCAGAGTTTAGAGGAAATTGGAAAAATCATGAATATAAATGCTAATAATGTTAAGGTAAAATTATTCCGGAGCCGACAGAAATTAGCTGTAATTTTGAGACAGCAGTTAGAACCAGAAACAATACAATGTTATGAGAGAGAGCGATAA
- a CDS encoding DUF6249 domain-containing protein yields MLPGILVPLSFFLMVFGIVYLIYSTRNRERLALIEKGVDASIFLEGKAKGVPAWKIFVVNLAFLLIGGGLGIFIALLITTYTSLNDDAVYPSIIFIMSGVGLLIGFRTAKDLDKEQ; encoded by the coding sequence ATGTTACCAGGAATTTTAGTACCACTCAGTTTTTTTCTAATGGTTTTCGGAATTGTTTATCTAATTTATTCCACGCGAAACAGGGAAAGATTAGCTCTTATTGAAAAAGGCGTAGATGCCAGTATTTTTTTAGAAGGAAAAGCGAAAGGCGTTCCGGCATGGAAAATATTTGTTGTGAATTTAGCGTTCTTATTAATAGGAGGCGGACTCGGAATATTTATTGCCTTGTTGATTACGACTTATACTTCTTTAAATGATGATGCCGTTTATCCTTCTATTATTTTTATAATGTCAGGAGTGGGTTTGTTAATCGGATTTAGAACTGCTAAGGATTTAGATAAAGAGCAATAA
- a CDS encoding DUF6646 family protein, with amino-acid sequence MKKVITLLFLVLVGFVQAQQAFKGKGDTKINVGANLQNDGSGIQGSIDFGLAENFSYGFVASYLLGVNEFSGFYNGGTTPYVNEKPEFKDRFDAKFRINANIGNVFNIDEKLDIYPGLNLGLKNFGGHVGGRYFFTEGFGVFTELGFPIAKYSDDNDLFDHLNNQVTFSLGASFNL; translated from the coding sequence ATGAAAAAAGTTATCACACTATTATTTTTAGTATTGGTAGGATTTGTACAGGCACAACAGGCATTTAAAGGAAAAGGAGATACAAAAATTAATGTTGGAGCCAATTTACAAAATGACGGATCCGGAATCCAGGGTTCTATTGATTTTGGTTTGGCAGAAAATTTTTCTTATGGTTTTGTAGCTTCCTATTTGTTAGGAGTAAATGAGTTCTCTGGTTTTTATAATGGAGGGACTACTCCATATGTAAATGAAAAGCCTGAATTTAAAGATCGCTTTGATGCAAAATTCAGAATAAATGCGAACATAGGAAATGTTTTTAATATTGATGAAAAATTAGATATTTATCCTGGTTTAAATTTGGGACTGAAAAATTTCGGAGGCCATGTTGGGGGACGATATTTTTTTACTGAAGGATTTGGAGTATTTACTGAATTAGGATTTCCAATTGCAAAATACAGTGATGATAATGATTTATTTGATCATTTAAACAATCAGGTTACTTTTAGCCTTGGTGCTTCATTTAATTTGTAG
- a CDS encoding metallophosphoesterase family protein yields MRTFVIGDIHGGLLALEQVMKRAEVTEKDTLIFLGDYVDGWSQSPQVIDYLIDLQSKQNCICIRGNHDELLLEWLKNAKNNELWYQHGGEATVLAYEKLNKGQKQKHIKFLESLEDYHLDEQNRLFVHAGFTNLNGVGYEYFPTLFYWDRTLWETALSLDPNMKKDDLYYPKRFTLYKEIFIGHTPVSRIGETVPINKACVWNIDTGAAFKGPLTIMNVDTKEFWQSEPLNKLYSNERGRN; encoded by the coding sequence ATGAGAACATTTGTTATAGGTGACATTCATGGTGGCTTACTCGCACTTGAGCAGGTGATGAAAAGAGCTGAAGTTACAGAGAAAGATACCTTAATATTTCTTGGGGATTACGTTGATGGGTGGAGCCAGTCGCCACAAGTAATTGATTATTTGATTGATCTTCAAAGTAAGCAAAATTGTATTTGCATCAGAGGAAATCACGATGAGCTCTTATTAGAATGGCTTAAAAATGCAAAAAATAATGAGCTTTGGTATCAGCATGGTGGTGAGGCTACGGTTTTGGCTTATGAAAAATTAAATAAAGGCCAAAAACAAAAGCATATAAAATTTTTAGAATCACTAGAAGATTATCATCTTGATGAACAAAATCGTTTATTTGTTCATGCGGGTTTTACAAATTTAAACGGTGTTGGCTATGAATACTTCCCAACATTATTTTACTGGGACAGAACTTTATGGGAAACAGCCCTTTCTTTGGATCCAAATATGAAAAAAGACGATTTGTATTATCCAAAAAGGTTTACACTATACAAAGAAATTTTTATTGGGCATACACCTGTGAGTCGGATTGGTGAAACGGTTCCTATCAATAAGGCTTGTGTTTGGAATATTGATACCGGAGCTGCTTTTAAAGGGCCTTTGACAATAATGAATGTTGATACAAAAGAGTTTTGGCAGAGCGAGCCTTTAAATAAGCTGTATTCTAACGAAAGGGGAAGAAATTAA
- a CDS encoding IPExxxVDY family protein, protein MAVHRLDLDEFDEIDYYLMAIHTSLEDYRLAYFINKKLPINLSKSKNEIHAQTKEGETNFSRFYYYDTEKAISWNLIQNKNEIISVSKNDFQNLFSNENSEISTTIHLLPEFKKVDFFLKIDNSGEAINFSEIQQKLNTIESIAAIYAVDINKIKSKNNLIF, encoded by the coding sequence ATGGCTGTTCATAGATTGGATTTAGACGAATTTGACGAGATTGATTATTATTTAATGGCAATCCATACTTCTTTAGAAGATTATAGATTAGCCTATTTTATAAATAAAAAACTTCCGATAAACTTAAGTAAGAGCAAAAACGAGATTCATGCTCAGACTAAGGAAGGTGAGACAAATTTTTCAAGATTCTATTACTATGATACTGAGAAAGCCATTTCGTGGAACTTGATTCAGAATAAAAATGAAATCATTTCTGTGAGTAAAAATGATTTTCAGAATTTGTTTTCTAATGAAAATAGTGAGATTTCAACAACAATTCATTTACTTCCTGAATTCAAAAAAGTAGATTTTTTCCTGAAAATCGATAATAGCGGTGAGGCTATAAACTTTTCAGAAATACAGCAAAAGCTAAATACAATTGAGAGTATCGCGGCTATTTATGCTGTAGATATCAATAAAATAAAATCAAAAAACAATTTAATTTTTTAA
- a CDS encoding alpha/beta hydrolase family protein gives MKNKTTIFKHSLRAKKTYTYSLLILLFSVANYALAIPTNFTTKEIKFASEGISLAGTVFIPNNIEAAVVIVHGSGQEKRMIDFATTLANNGIAVLTYDKRGVGESGGIYAGPEVGTNNVDFSNLNLLSLDVSAAVNTLSKSLSNNKIPVGLIGGSQAGWIIPLAAEKNKKVKFMTIFSGALITVKEQLRFQFYTNGDQNFWNTHSEEEARKHVFNDPDKYEFVDTDPKNVLSNVSIPGIWIFGAKDIQVPANLSIEYLDTLKSKGKPYEYKLFPNLGHNTAFSDSEEPMKDAINWIKNIGKSKNHK, from the coding sequence ATGAAAAATAAAACAACAATATTTAAACACTCTCTAAGAGCAAAAAAAACATATACCTATTCTCTTTTAATATTGTTGTTTTCTGTCGCTAATTATGCATTAGCAATTCCAACAAACTTTACTACTAAGGAAATAAAATTTGCTAGTGAAGGAATTTCACTCGCTGGAACCGTTTTTATACCCAACAACATTGAGGCTGCCGTTGTTATTGTTCATGGATCTGGGCAAGAAAAAAGAATGATAGATTTTGCTACAACTCTAGCCAACAATGGAATTGCCGTTTTAACGTATGATAAACGCGGAGTCGGAGAATCAGGCGGCATATATGCTGGACCAGAAGTAGGAACCAACAATGTTGATTTCTCCAATCTAAATCTTTTGTCTTTAGATGTGAGTGCTGCTGTAAACACTTTATCTAAATCTCTATCTAATAATAAAATACCAGTCGGTTTAATTGGAGGCAGTCAAGCTGGATGGATCATTCCATTGGCTGCAGAGAAAAATAAGAAAGTTAAATTTATGACCATATTTAGCGGAGCTCTTATAACGGTTAAAGAACAATTGAGATTCCAGTTTTATACCAATGGAGATCAAAACTTTTGGAATACACACTCCGAAGAAGAAGCAAGAAAACATGTTTTCAATGACCCAGACAAATACGAGTTTGTTGATACAGATCCTAAAAATGTTCTTTCAAACGTATCAATTCCGGGAATCTGGATTTTTGGAGCTAAAGATATTCAAGTTCCTGCGAATCTATCAATCGAATATCTTGATACATTAAAATCTAAAGGAAAACCTTATGAATATAAATTATTTCCAAACTTAGGTCACAATACAGCTTTTTCAGATTCTGAAGAACCGATGAAAGATGCAATTAATTGGATTAAAAATATAGGTAAATCAAAGAATCATAAGTAA
- a CDS encoding PfkB family carbohydrate kinase: protein MNKLLIVGTVAFDAIETPFGKTDKILGGAATYIGLSASFFNLQSAIVSVVGDDFPQEHLDLLTSKNIDISGIEIVKGGKTFFWSGLYHNDLNSRDTLVTELNVLADFQPKVPQNFKDADVVMLGNLHPLVQSSVLDQLEKKPKLVVLDTMNFWMDCALPELLDVIKRVDVITINDEEARQLSGEYSLVKAAAKIQEMGPKYVVIKKGEHGALLFHNREVFFAPALPLEEVFDPTGAGDTFAGGFSGFIAQSENISFGNMKNAIIYGSNLASFCVEKFGTERMETLSKAEVAIRLQQFKSLTQFDIEI from the coding sequence ATGAATAAATTATTGATTGTTGGAACGGTTGCTTTCGACGCGATTGAAACTCCTTTCGGAAAAACAGACAAAATATTAGGCGGTGCTGCAACATACATTGGTTTGTCAGCATCCTTTTTCAACCTGCAATCGGCCATAGTTTCTGTAGTTGGCGACGATTTTCCTCAAGAACATTTAGATTTATTAACTTCAAAAAATATTGATATCTCCGGTATCGAAATTGTAAAAGGAGGAAAAACCTTTTTCTGGAGCGGTTTATACCACAACGATCTGAATTCAAGAGATACATTGGTAACTGAGTTGAACGTTTTAGCTGATTTTCAGCCAAAAGTTCCTCAAAACTTTAAAGATGCTGATGTGGTGATGTTAGGAAATTTACATCCGTTGGTACAAAGCAGTGTTTTAGATCAATTAGAGAAAAAACCAAAATTAGTTGTTTTAGATACAATGAATTTTTGGATGGACTGCGCTCTTCCAGAATTATTAGACGTTATTAAGCGTGTGGATGTCATCACAATCAATGACGAAGAAGCAAGACAGCTCTCAGGTGAATATTCATTAGTAAAAGCTGCTGCTAAAATCCAGGAAATGGGGCCTAAATACGTGGTGATCAAAAAAGGAGAACACGGCGCACTTTTATTCCACAACAGAGAAGTTTTCTTTGCACCGGCTTTGCCGTTAGAAGAAGTTTTTGATCCAACCGGAGCGGGAGATACTTTCGCAGGTGGATTCTCTGGTTTTATTGCGCAAAGCGAAAACATTTCATTTGGAAACATGAAAAACGCAATTATTTACGGTTCAAATTTAGCTTCGTTCTGCGTAGAGAAATTTGGAACAGAGAGGATGGAAACATTAAGCAAAGCAGAAGTGGCGATTCGATTACAGCAATTTAAGTCGTTAACTCAGTTTGACATAGAGATATAA
- the fabF gene encoding beta-ketoacyl-ACP synthase II encodes MALKRVVVTGLGALTPIGNNIQEYWDALINGVSGAAPITYYDTEKHKTKFACEVKNFNIEDYMDRKESRRLDKFAQYAIAASDEAIKDAGLTDENIDKQRVGVIWGAGIGGLETFQDEVMYYAKGDGTPKFNPFFIPKMIADIAPAHISMRNGYMGPNYTTVSACASSANALIDAFNYIRLGMCDVIVSGGSEAAVTIAGMGGFSSMHALSTRNESPETASRPFDATRDGFVLGEGAGALVLEEYEHAKARGAKIYCEIGGGGMSSDAYHLTAPHPEGIGVIAVMKNTLRDAGMNPEDVDHINTHGTSTPLGDVAELKAISNVFGEHAKNININSTKSMTGHLLGAAGAIEAIASILAMKHSIVPPTINHTVVDENIDPSLNLTLNKPQKREVNVAMSNTFGFGGHNACVLFKKLAD; translated from the coding sequence ATGGCATTAAAGCGAGTTGTTGTAACAGGATTAGGTGCTCTTACTCCTATCGGGAATAATATCCAGGAGTATTGGGATGCACTTATTAATGGAGTTAGCGGTGCTGCCCCAATAACGTATTACGATACAGAGAAACATAAAACTAAGTTTGCCTGTGAAGTAAAAAACTTCAATATTGAGGATTATATGGACCGTAAAGAATCTCGTAGATTAGATAAATTTGCTCAGTATGCAATTGCTGCGAGTGATGAAGCTATTAAAGATGCGGGATTAACAGACGAAAATATCGACAAACAAAGAGTAGGAGTTATCTGGGGAGCAGGAATTGGAGGTTTAGAAACTTTCCAGGATGAAGTAATGTACTATGCAAAAGGTGACGGAACTCCAAAATTCAATCCTTTCTTTATTCCTAAAATGATCGCTGATATTGCACCGGCACATATTTCGATGCGTAATGGTTATATGGGACCTAATTATACTACCGTTTCGGCTTGTGCTTCTTCTGCAAATGCTTTAATTGATGCTTTCAACTATATTCGTTTAGGGATGTGTGATGTTATTGTATCCGGTGGTTCTGAAGCCGCAGTTACAATTGCTGGTATGGGAGGTTTTAGTTCAATGCACGCTCTTTCAACAAGAAATGAAAGCCCGGAAACAGCTTCAAGACCTTTTGATGCCACAAGAGATGGTTTTGTTTTAGGTGAAGGCGCAGGAGCTTTGGTTCTTGAAGAATATGAACATGCAAAAGCCAGAGGAGCAAAAATTTATTGCGAAATTGGTGGCGGCGGAATGTCATCTGATGCTTACCATTTAACAGCTCCACATCCGGAGGGAATTGGTGTTATTGCAGTAATGAAAAATACTTTAAGAGATGCCGGAATGAACCCTGAAGATGTTGATCATATCAACACACACGGAACTTCAACTCCTCTTGGTGACGTAGCTGAGTTAAAAGCTATTAGTAATGTTTTTGGTGAACATGCTAAAAATATCAATATAAATTCAACAAAATCCATGACAGGACATTTACTTGGTGCTGCAGGGGCTATCGAAGCTATTGCTTCTATTTTAGCAATGAAACACAGTATTGTTCCTCCAACAATAAATCATACTGTGGTGGATGAAAACATTGATCCATCATTAAATCTTACCTTAAATAAACCTCAAAAAAGAGAAGTAAATGTTGCTATGAGTAATACTTTTGGTTTTGGAGGACATAATGCCTGTGTATTGTTTAAAAAATTAGCTGACTAA
- the pyk gene encoding pyruvate kinase — MLTNKKTKIVATLGPACSTREIIKDMIEAGVNVFRINFSHADYEGVKEKINIIRGLNEEFGYTTAILGDLQGPKLRVGVMEEGTVVNDGDLITFTTAEDIIGNAKKAFMKYQNFPNDVNVGERILLDDGKLIFEIVSTDKKSEVVAKVIQGGELKSKKGVNLPNTKISLPALTEKDIADAIFAIEQKVDWIALSFVKTPRDLQDLQELIAKHSEVKIPIIAKIEMPEALENMDRIVAYCDGLMVARGDLGVELPAHEVPLVQKDLIRRAKTARIPVIVATQMMETMITSLTPTRAEVNDVANSVMDGADAVMLSGETATGNYPVQVIQRMTQICEAVEDSPLIHVPQNTPQIKTKRFITKTICQQAAIMANTIQAKAICTLTNSGYTAFQISAWRPSSAHILVFTSNRRILTQLNLLWGVKSFFYDNESSTDDTVTDVNKIAVEKGYAVKGDYLINLAAMPIKDKGMVNTMRVSEIE, encoded by the coding sequence ATGCTTACAAACAAAAAAACCAAAATTGTAGCTACGCTTGGGCCTGCATGTAGTACGAGAGAGATCATTAAAGATATGATCGAAGCAGGGGTTAATGTGTTCAGAATCAATTTTTCGCATGCAGATTATGAAGGAGTTAAAGAGAAGATAAATATTATTAGAGGACTAAACGAAGAATTTGGTTACACTACAGCAATTCTAGGGGATTTGCAAGGGCCAAAACTTAGAGTTGGTGTAATGGAAGAAGGGACTGTAGTTAATGATGGTGATTTAATCACTTTTACAACTGCTGAGGATATTATTGGAAATGCAAAAAAAGCATTTATGAAATATCAAAATTTCCCAAATGATGTAAATGTTGGCGAGCGTATTTTGCTTGATGATGGTAAATTGATTTTTGAAATTGTTTCAACAGATAAAAAGTCTGAAGTTGTTGCTAAGGTAATTCAGGGTGGAGAATTGAAATCTAAAAAAGGAGTCAATCTTCCAAACACTAAAATTTCATTACCAGCTTTAACTGAAAAAGATATTGCAGATGCCATTTTTGCTATTGAGCAAAAAGTAGACTGGATAGCACTTTCATTTGTGAAAACACCTCGCGATTTGCAAGACTTACAGGAGTTAATTGCAAAACATTCAGAAGTTAAAATTCCAATTATTGCTAAAATTGAAATGCCGGAAGCTCTTGAGAATATGGATAGAATTGTAGCTTATTGCGATGGTTTGATGGTGGCTCGTGGGGATTTAGGAGTTGAACTTCCTGCTCATGAAGTGCCATTAGTTCAAAAAGACTTAATTCGCAGAGCAAAAACTGCCAGAATTCCTGTTATCGTTGCTACACAAATGATGGAAACAATGATTACAAGTTTAACTCCAACAAGAGCAGAAGTTAATGATGTTGCTAACTCAGTAATGGACGGAGCTGATGCTGTGATGTTATCTGGAGAAACAGCTACTGGAAATTATCCTGTACAGGTAATTCAGAGAATGACGCAGATTTGTGAAGCTGTTGAAGATTCTCCGCTTATTCATGTACCTCAAAATACACCTCAAATCAAAACAAAACGTTTTATTACTAAAACAATTTGTCAACAGGCTGCTATAATGGCCAACACAATTCAGGCAAAAGCAATCTGTACACTTACAAATAGCGGTTATACTGCTTTCCAAATTTCTGCCTGGAGACCATCCTCTGCACATATCCTGGTATTTACTTCAAACAGAAGGATTTTAACGCAATTAAATTTATTATGGGGAGTTAAATCATTCTTCTATGATAATGAAAGCAGTACTGATGATACAGTAACTGATGTAAATAAAATTGCTGTAGAAAAAGGTTATGCTGTAAAAGGAGATTATTTAATTAATCTTGCTGCAATGCCAATTAAAGACAAAGGAATGGTAAATACCATGAGAGTTTCTGAAATAGAATAA
- the rnhA gene encoding ribonuclease HI: protein MNHEVHIYTDGAAKGNPGNGGYGVVMELVGTPHKKEFYEGFRLTTNNRMELLAVIVGLEKLKKPNMKVLVISDSKYVVDSVEKKWVLGWEKKGFAGRKNADLWKRFLIVYRKHNVDFKWIKGHNNHPQNERCDQLAVMASMQPKLSVDSYYENTDSKLI from the coding sequence ATGAATCACGAAGTACATATATATACAGACGGTGCCGCAAAAGGAAATCCAGGAAATGGAGGTTACGGAGTAGTGATGGAACTCGTTGGGACTCCGCATAAAAAAGAATTCTACGAAGGTTTTCGTCTCACTACTAATAACAGAATGGAACTTCTGGCTGTAATTGTGGGATTAGAAAAACTCAAAAAGCCAAACATGAAAGTCCTTGTAATTTCAGATTCTAAATATGTTGTGGACTCTGTCGAAAAAAAATGGGTTTTAGGATGGGAGAAAAAAGGTTTTGCCGGAAGAAAAAATGCCGACCTCTGGAAGCGTTTTTTAATTGTATACCGCAAACATAATGTCGATTTTAAGTGGATCAAAGGCCATAATAACCATCCACAAAATGAACGATGCGACCAACTGGCTGTTATGGCATCAATGCAGCCTAAACTTTCTGTAGATTCTTATTATGAAAATACAGATTCTAAACTAATATAA
- the purN gene encoding phosphoribosylglycinamide formyltransferase: protein MKKIIVFASGSGSNAENIITYFKKTEIARVVSIFTNNANAKVIERAEKHQIPVEIFSKNELLERNILQKIQKIDPDLIVLAGFLLKFPENIIEQYPHKIINIHPALLPNYGGKGMYGMHIHRAIVNNKEKETGISIHYVNEHYDEGAIIFQANVALTDEDTPETVAEKIHELEQKHFPEIIQTILEQ from the coding sequence ATGAAAAAAATTATCGTTTTTGCCTCAGGTTCAGGAAGTAACGCAGAAAATATTATTACATACTTTAAAAAAACCGAAATCGCAAGAGTTGTTTCCATCTTTACAAATAACGCAAATGCAAAAGTTATTGAAAGGGCAGAAAAACATCAAATTCCAGTCGAAATCTTCTCAAAAAACGAACTTTTAGAACGTAATATCTTACAAAAAATACAAAAAATCGATCCGGATTTGATTGTCCTGGCTGGTTTTTTACTCAAATTCCCTGAAAATATAATTGAGCAATACCCTCATAAAATAATCAATATACATCCTGCGCTTTTACCAAATTACGGAGGGAAAGGTATGTACGGGATGCATATCCACAGGGCGATAGTTAATAATAAGGAGAAAGAAACCGGAATATCAATTCATTATGTAAATGAGCATTACGATGAAGGGGCTATTATCTTTCAGGCAAATGTGGCTTTAACAGACGAAGACACTCCAGAAACCGTTGCAGAGAAGATTCATGAACTGGAGCAAAAACATTTTCCGGAAATTATTCAGACCATATTAGAACAATAA
- a CDS encoding acyl carrier protein: MSDIASRVKAIIVDKLGVDENEVVTEASFTNDLGADSLDTVELIMEFEKEFDIQIPDDQAENIATVGQAISYIEEAKK, from the coding sequence ATGTCAGACATTGCATCAAGAGTAAAAGCGATTATCGTAGACAAATTAGGTGTTGACGAAAACGAAGTTGTAACAGAAGCAAGCTTCACTAATGATTTAGGAGCTGACTCATTAGACACTGTTGAGCTTATTATGGAATTCGAAAAAGAATTTGATATTCAAATTCCAGACGATCAAGCAGAAAACATTGCTACTGTTGGTCAAGCTATTTCTTATATCGAGGAAGCTAAAAAATAA
- the rnc gene encoding ribonuclease III, translating to MNIIKKIFSKSRSQEDGIFFDTIQKILGFQPVSLGFYRKAFTHRSSNKLDESGNPINYERLEFLGDAMLSSVIAAHLYNKAPNGDEGYLTKMRSKIVSREHLNELGKDLNLVRFVESKVPIQHFGENIHGNIFEALIGAIYLDLGYSFCEKFIQNRVIIPYVDIARLEGKVISYKSLVIEWCQKEKKVFHYDIFEDNGIDGQRLFGVKLSIDDKIIARARATSKKKAEEKASQRAYFAFQEKMDKK from the coding sequence ATGAATATTATCAAAAAAATATTTTCAAAATCCCGTTCTCAAGAAGACGGGATTTTTTTTGACACTATTCAGAAAATTCTTGGTTTTCAGCCAGTTTCGCTGGGATTTTACAGGAAAGCTTTTACACATCGCTCTTCTAATAAATTGGATGAATCAGGAAATCCAATTAATTATGAGCGACTCGAGTTTCTGGGAGATGCTATGTTGAGCTCGGTCATAGCTGCGCATTTGTATAATAAAGCGCCTAACGGAGATGAGGGTTATTTAACCAAAATGCGCTCTAAAATTGTGAGCAGGGAACACTTGAACGAATTAGGTAAAGATTTAAATTTAGTACGATTTGTAGAGAGTAAGGTGCCTATTCAGCATTTTGGTGAAAATATTCATGGAAATATTTTCGAAGCACTTATAGGTGCAATCTATTTAGATCTGGGATATTCTTTTTGTGAAAAATTTATTCAAAACAGAGTTATTATACCGTATGTCGATATTGCCCGGCTTGAAGGGAAAGTAATCAGTTATAAAAGTTTGGTTATTGAATGGTGTCAGAAAGAAAAGAAAGTTTTTCATTATGATATTTTTGAAGATAATGGCATTGACGGACAGCGTTTGTTTGGGGTCAAATTAAGTATAGACGATAAAATTATAGCAAGGGCACGAGCTACTTCGAAAAAGAAGGCAGAAGAGAAAGCATCACAGCGCGCTTATTTCGCATTTCAGGAAAAAATGGATAAGAAATAA